ACACACTTTGCGCCCGTTTGATCGAGACAGTGAAGACCCATCGCCTTTCCGGCAATTTCGTAATGCTCGGTCGCCAGCGATGGATCGGCTCGCGCAAGGGGGCTTCGGCCCAGCTATTGACCGACACGATTGCCAGATATCTTCCCGGCCTGAGCGAGGCCGATCTGAAAGACCCGCAATCGATCTATTCCGAGCATTTCATCCGCAAGCTCGGCTTCGATACCGTTGACTCGATGGATATGTCGGATTTCGAAGGGGCCTCGCTGGTGCAGGATCTCAGCAAGCCCCTGCCCGAGGCGCTGCACCACCATTTCGACGTGGTCTATGATGGCGGCACCTGCGAGCATATCTTCGATCTGCCGACCGCGTTCCGCAATCTCAATACCATGCTGCGCCCGGGCGGCACGCTGATCGGGCATTCTCCCTGCAATGGCTGGATCAACCACGGCTTCTACCAGATCACGCCGGAAATGGTGTTCGGCTTCTGGCAGAGGACATTGGGCTATGAGGTGCTTGATCTGAAATTGCAGCCGATGCTGCCCAATTTCGCCAATGCCTTTGCCACCACCACCAACCCCAATGACACCGGCAAGCGCCCGCGCCTGAGCCGCCAGCTTCCGCTGAATTCGCCGGTCATGCTGCTCTATGTGGTGCGCAAGCCGCTGGAAGGGTCGCTGGGCGATGGCAGCGTCTACCAGACCGACTACATGCGCAAATGGGATGACGCGCAGCCTGCCCCCGATGCAGATACGGGCACAGGCGCAGGCATGGGCACCGAATAAGCGGCGCTCCCTCCCCGACAGGTATGTTGTAGAGCGGGCCTGCTGCAAGACCGGCGCGCGGCCAGACGGGGCACGCCGCCGAGCGATGCGCGACCGGCCTTTGACTGCCGCCCGAGCAAGAGCCGCCCTTGTGCCGCAAACCTTGTGCCGCAAAGCCGGAGCACCGCCGCCGACCATCGTCCCTCGGACCACAGACACGCCGCACAACCACCACCGCGTCCGAAATTTGAAGCGCCACGAAAATTTAAAGCGCCGCAGGAGGGAGACCCGCGGCGCTTTCTTCGGATCGGGCAAGGGAGAATGCCCGTTGACCCGCAATGGGTGGATCTTGCCGGAACCCGGCTAGAGGGAGATAGATCCACCTGACCTTTGTCTAGTCCCACAGGAGACGGAGGACTTTGACACATATCAATCTGCACGCGGGGCGCGAAAACTCAAATCAGGTTTTCGGGAGATCGCGCAGAGCTTTCCTCACCGCCGCGTTATCATTACGTTTGAGAACCCACGCGCCCAGCCGTCGCGCCAGCGAGAGATGGCCCTTGGCCACGCAGCGGTTGAAAAGCTCCTTCTGGTAGCGCGGGAAATTCCGCCGCGCCCGCAGCGCCATATGGAAGTCATTGGGGCTGAGTTGCCCTTCCAGCGCCTTGAGGATGATCGGCTGCAAGATCCCCATCTGGCTGAGTGACGACCCCAGCCTGTGCCCCATCAGCGGCGCGCGCAGCTTCACCACATTCTCGCCGGTGAAGCGCGCCACATGGCCCGCATCCAGCGGCTCATAGGGGTCATAAAGAATGCTCACACGGTTTGCCGTCAGGCTCGCCTGCGCCGCATCGCCATATTTGCCGGAAAAATCCTGCCCCCAAACGGTTTTATAGCGCGTCTCCCACGGCACAACGGTTTTATCCAGCGTGGATTGCGGCGAGATCGCCACCACATCCGCCCCCGGACAGGCCGCCGCAAAGACACAGGCCGCATAGCCGCCCATCGAAGCACCGTAAAACACCACGCGGTCGAATTGGGCAAAGAACCCCTCGGCGGCCAGCCGGTCGAATTCGGCCATCACCCAAGGGTCGCGATACCATGTCCAGCCGCCCGCCATAGCCCCCAGCATCGACCAGCCCTGTTTCTCGATAAAACTATAGCCCCAAGGGCGGCGGTCCTCGCGCTTGCCCATCGCGATATCAAGATTGTCGAAGGTCACCACAAGGGTGCGCCCGCGCGGCACGTAGAGAAAGCTATGCTGGCCGTTATCGGTATAGAACCCCTCGGGGCCTGCCAGTTCGCGCGCGATCTTTGCCCAGGCCGGATCGCTTTCGGCCTTAGGGGCAAAAGGGCTGAAGAGCACCCGGCTGATCTTGCCCTTGCCCCTTCCCGCCTGTTCCTCGATCAGCTCGTTCTCGCCATAGGGCTTGAGGAAAGGAAAGGCCCCGCTACCGGCGCGGATATCCATCAGCATCCGGCTATCGGCATGGAACAGGCGCCCCATCAGCGGCTCTAGATGTTTGACCTTGGACAGATCGCCAAAGCTTGCCAGTGACAGCACCAGATCGGCGGGCTTCACCTCTGCCGCTTGGGTCACGATACGGATGCGCGCGCCATCAATACCGCCGGCCACCAGCTGCGCCTTCACCCCCTGCGCGTGGGGCGTCGCCAGAGCGGGCCAGCTTCCATCGGGGGCAAGGTCGATCAGGTCGATATCGCAATCGAAACGGCTCTGGGCGGCCTGCAGCAGATCGGGGGCGGTGGCCCCCAGATCGGCAATCCGTTCCACGCGCGTCTGTCCGGTTTTCGCAAGCAGCGCCTCTGCTGCCGCACCGCTGGCGCCTTCGGGGGCCGGAACCGGCGCGGGGGCCGCAGCTGTCAGGATCGACCCGTCGGGCAGCACGCCATGTTTGGTCATCAGCATGCCGACACAGCTGCGCGGCTTCGGGATGCCGCCATGCTTGTCATTAATCCGTGCCCGCAAACGGCGGCCATAGAAATGGATCGAATAGGTTTTCTCGGTGATATGCTTTTGCCAGTCATAGCCCGGCTGGGTCATCTTGGCGCGCCATTTGTAGTCGATGGGATAAAGCGCCTCTTGCGGCATCGCATGTTTGATCTCGCCCGTTTCCTTCAGGAAATGGGTCAGGCCATGCGGGCCCCAGACGCCCCAAGGCTGGTCACCGGCATGGACCGGCTCGCCACGGTCGCGGGCCGCTTCCAGCTCGCGGGTGTAGTCATCGCCATACCATGTGGGGATCGCATATTCGTCATTGGTGAACTCGATCAGCCGCCCAAGCGCCTCGCTGTCCTGCGGCAGACCCAGCACGCCGCCATTCACCCCTTCCTTGCTTTCCCACGCAAAGAAATGCCCCGTGGGGGTGGTGAAGGGTTTGACGCAATAGGCATCGGTATCGGCCCAGATCATATGGTCATGCTTGGCCAGCAGGTGATAGCGGAAGCGGTCCGAATGCAGCGCCGGCGAATTGGTGCGGCCATGACGCAGGAACTGGTCCGCCGAGAGGATCTCGTTGGCATCGGCAATCGCCACCCCTTCGGGGACATTGGGGATCGGCTCGTAGGAATACAGCGTGATATGCTGGCCCGCATCGACAAAGCTTTTCAGGCACAGCACCTCCAGAAAGCTCATCTTGCCGCCGATCCAAAGCGCCGCAACCTGATAGTCTTTGCTCATCTTTCCTACACTTTCCTGGCCACCGGATGCCGGTCTTGTTAATGCATATTAACGCAAAGGCAGCTGCCTTGGTAAATGCGGTCATCATGCGAAGCACGTGCGACATTTCCAAGGCATTTCTGCCCCAACGCCCCGTCAGAACGTAAAAAATTTCCTAAATCTCATGAAGTTGGCGCTTGCGGCGTGAAAATGGCCCGCGTGATGGCGGCGTCCGGCTCCGGCTCTGCCGCCTCCAGCCGCCGCAAAGCCCCCTGCTTGCGCAGATAGGGAAACCCGCCCGATCCGCGCCGGATGTCGATGACCAGCACCCCATCGGGGCGCAACAGACGCGGCAGAAGCGGCCCTAGCGCGGTCACCGGCCATTGGTCGCCATAACTGCCGGTGGCAAGGGCCAACCCGTCCGGCTCCAGAAAGAACGGGTCAAGAACGACGCGCACCAGATCCCGCCGCACCCCCTGCGAGACAAGCCATTCCACATAGGGCGCAACCCAGGGCGATGGCGTGGTTTGCGCGGTCCCTTCGGGGGTCAGATCCACCAGTACCACATCGCAATTATGCCGCCGATGCGCGGCCAGCGCGAGGCCCGGTGCCATGCCGCCCAGATCATAGCAGGCCCGCACCACCCCGACCCCCATTTCGGCCAGCACTTGCGCTGCGATCCCTGTTTCCTCGAAGGTCAGCTTGGCGCGTTCTGTGATCGGGGCAAATTCGGGACGCAGCCCGTGCTTGCGGCACAGATGTTCAAGATAGCTGCCGTTCGCAGGGGCGCTATGGGGATTGCGCCCGAGGCTGCGCTTGTTCGAGGCCCAGAGATGCAGCCCCGTGGTCTGCGCGGAAAGACGCGCCTGCATCGCCGTTTCGCTGCCCAGCAGCTTGGCCCGCTCGGGGAACGGCACAGGGTAGAACGCCTCCATCGGCTGCACCTGCCCGCCAAGGCCCAGAGCATGGGTGAAATAGGTCACCATCAACGGCCCCCAGATCCCCCAAGGCTGCTGGCTGACATGCACAGGCGTGCCCCGCGCAGCCGCCTCGTGATAGCTGCTGGCAAGATGGGGCGGCAGGAACGGCGCGATGGAAAACCGGTCCTTGGTGAAATCGAGCATGGTCTGCAAAAGAAGAGACCCCGCCGGCAGCGCCAGCACCGCATTATTGACCCGCGGGCTGTCGGGCAGCTCGTAGCCCAGCACATAGGGGCTGTCGTATGTGAGCGGGCGGTGGCAATACACATCGGTATCCACCCAGATCATGCCCGGACATTTGGCCAGCATATGCAGCCGGAACAGATCGGCAAACAGTGCGAAACTGTCCTTGCGCTCGTATTTCAGAAACCCTTCCTGCGGGTCTGGGGCAAGGATCTCGCGCCCGTCGCGCAAGATGACCCCGTCAGGGACATTCTCGATCGGCCCGTAGGAAAACAGCGTGATTTTCTGTCCCTGATCGACAAAGCTTTTGAGACACAGGATTTCAAGCCAGCTCAGCCGGCCGCCGATCCACAGCGTTCCTATCTCGCGCATGATCCCCCCACACACCACAGGCCAGTCATTCTACGGGCCATATCACACCCGAAGGCCAAGTCCGGCGGGGCCTTGCCCCAATTTGGCGCCCCAATTTGGCCTCAACTTGCCCGAAATCGTGACATTTTCCAACGGAATACGAAAAAAAACCGAAATGGCCTTAACCAAATCTGCGGCTTGTGCTTTCACAAAGACAACAGACTGCCCCGAAGACAGGGCGGGCCGCGGAAACCTCCGCCGGAGACGCAGGATAACGACGACATGGCATCAGTGATCAGACGCAGCCTTCTGGCAGAAGACCCGTGCGAAGAGGCGGGCACCGGCCCCGTCCTTCTGGATGCGGTGACGTGGGAGGCACAGGGCTGCCGCCATCTGCGCGCGATGTTTGCCAACCCCTCACAGGCCGCGCAGATCACCCATCTGGACGGCGGCACGATCACCGAAACGCGCGATGTGGCTGGCGGGGCGATGCTCTGCGCCACGCTCGACGGCCCCCTGCCGGTGCAGATCACGACCCAGACCGATGCGACCACCCCGCCCCATATGCGCCCGCTTGCAATGGCCGAGGCGGAATGGGATCTGCTGCGCGATCGCAACTGCCTGTTCGGCCAACGTTTCGAGGAAAGCGCCGAGACGGTGCTGGACTGGCTCAGCTGGCATGCCGACCAGCATGCCGCCACCGGCGCGGTGATCCTCAACCGGTTTTCCGATGCGCCTTTCGTGGCGCAGCTGGCCAAGGGGCTGGATGACCGCGATCTGGAGATGGTGGTGATCGTCCTGGACTGCCCCGTCGCGATGGGCAAGCCCGGCATGGGCCCCGAAAGCCACCCCTTCCTTGCCCCCGACGCCCCCGGCAAGGACCGGATGGAGCCTCCCGCCCCCGATCCGTGGCGCGCGCCCCTCGGGCAGGGTCTGGTCTTCGAAATTGCGAAATGGCGGTTTCTGGCCGAAGCCCGCGCCGTACTGACGCTGGATGTCACGGACCTTCTGGCCCCCGTGGCCGATGGCAGGATGGGCGCCTTCGATGCCTGCCTCGAGGCCCCTTCCGGGGTGATCATGCTGGTCGGGCGGCGGATCTATCCGTGGCGGGTGCGCAATGGTGCCGCGGAATGTTTCGCCGACCATATCTGCCGCCAGTTCGATGCGCGGCGCGGCACCGCACGCTGGGGATGTGCGCCCGCAAAGGCGGGGCTGGAGGCGACATGGCGCATGGTGCGTGTGGCCTATGCCAAGCCCGATCCTGCGCATGTCTTCCCCTTCTGGCGGGCAATGGCGCTGCGCGTGCCGGGGCGCAAGGCGGCAGAGCTGGCCCCCAAGACCTCGCTGGTAGAGGACGAACAGCTTCTGGCGCTATCGCTGGATGTCTGGGGGCACAAGCCCG
The sequence above is drawn from the Thioclava sp. GXIMD4216 genome and encodes:
- a CDS encoding methyltransferase domain-containing protein, with product MALPDTLCARLIETVKTHRLSGNFVMLGRQRWIGSRKGASAQLLTDTIARYLPGLSEADLKDPQSIYSEHFIRKLGFDTVDSMDMSDFEGASLVQDLSKPLPEALHHHFDVVYDGGTCEHIFDLPTAFRNLNTMLRPGGTLIGHSPCNGWINHGFYQITPEMVFGFWQRTLGYEVLDLKLQPMLPNFANAFATTTNPNDTGKRPRLSRQLPLNSPVMLLYVVRKPLEGSLGDGSVYQTDYMRKWDDAQPAPDADTGTGAGMGTE